The DNA window GCGCACGATGTTGGTGACGCCCTCGCGGATCACGTAGCCGAACAGCTCCGAGAGGTCGTCGTGCAGGGGCGGCAGGGCGGTGGGGACCTCGGCCTGGATGCCGATGGTGGACAGCACGGTGCGAGCGGAGGCGATCTCGGTCGCGGCGCGCACGTGCTGCATGCCCGAGGCGGTCGCGCGCACGTCGGCGAGGGCCTGGCGGACGGTGCTCTCGATGTGCATCAGCTGCTCGCGGGCCGCCTCGGGGTCCCGATCCAGCAGTCGTCGGGCGAGCTGCGCCGAGATGGTCAGCGAGGTGAGGGAGTGCCCCACCAGGTCGTGCAGGTCGCGGCCGATCCGCTCGCGCTCCGCCGCGACGGCGAGCACGGCGTTGCGGTGCTGGGCGGCCTCGAGCTGCTCCTGGAGCAGCTGCTGGCGGATGCCGTAGCCGATCCCCCAGGCCATCAGCATGCCCATCGCCGCGAGCCCGGCGGCGATGTAGATGCCCAGCGCGATCGAGAGCGAGAAGATCGCGAGGCTCATGGCGATCATCGTGGGGACCGCCCAGCGCCAGGGCAGCAGCAGCACATGCGTCATGGCCTGGAACATCACCATGTACAGCACGTTCTCGCCGAGGATCGGGATCAGCGCCAGCAGCAGGGCGGTGCATCCTGCGAACCATGCCAGCCGCACCCGCGGCGGGTACAGGGCGATCCCGCAGCAGTACATGAACGCCGCGCCGTAGACGAGCAGCATCACGGTCACGAGGGCGGCGGCCGGAGCGCTGCCCTCGCTCCAGGCGTAGTAGATCGGGATCGCGACGAACAGGACGGGCGGGATCGAGAAGGCCAGCCCGCCGGAGGCGCGGGCGGCGCGATGGATCGCCCGCGGGGTCAGGGGCCGGGAGGCCGGATCCTGCTCGTCCTCGCCCCGCGCTCGGGCGCCCCATGCCGGTGCCTCGGGAGCAGTCATGGCGCTCATTGTGTCAGCGCCGCCGCAGGCCCACGGCCCGTCGCAGGCCGACGGCGCACAGCACGCCGAGCACGAGGGTCCAGGCGGCGATCACCAGCAGCCCGACGGCCGGCAGCTCCCCGTCCTGCAGCGCCCAGGCGCCCAGGCGCGAGATCCAGTAGGTGGGCATCCACCGGCCGAAGGACTGCATCCACTCCGGAAAGGCCTCCAGCGGCATCCACAGCCCGCCGAAGATCGCCATCGCCATCATCGTGATGACGCCGCCGGCCATCGCGGCCCCGCCCTTCAGCAGCATCCCCAAGGCGATCCCGACGAGGATCGTGGGCAGCAGCCCCAGCCACAGCACCACGAGCGTGGCGAGCAGCTCCGCCGGACCCGCCTCGACCCCGGTCGCGACGCCCACCAGGGTCACCGCGAGCAGGGCGGGGCCGATGACAGCGCTCGCGGCCATCACGGAGCCGGCCAGGAACGAGGCCGGGGACAGCCCCGCCACGATGAGCTGGCGCAGGAAGCCGTTGCGCTGGTCCTCCTGGATCTGGGTGCCGGCGGTGACGGCGGCGCCGAGGCCGCCGTACGCGGCCATGTTCACCATGATCATGCCGCGCGCCGCTCCGCCGCCCTCCTGGCCGAACATCATTCCGAAAAGCAGATACATCCCCACCGGCAGGGCGATGGTGAACACGGTGAACATGACGTTCGTGAGCGTCATGCCGGTGGTGTGCAGCGCGTAGCGCACGGTGCGGGTCGCGGCCGACGGCGCCGCATCGGTCCGCGGGGCGGGGACGGCGGTCGTGGTGCTCATCGGGTCTGCTCCTCGATCTGGTGGTCGGTGATCCTCAGGAATGCCTCCTCGAGGCCTGGCGCGGAGACCATCACCTCGTGGACGTGCCCGGCCAGGGGGCCGGTGAACAGGGCGGCGAGCGCGGCGTCGGAGTCGGTGCAGGCGGCGCGGACCCGCCCGGGAGCGGTCTCGTCGGCCGCGGCGCGAGAGACGCCGGGCAGGGCGGCGACCTGCTCCGGGCTCGCGCCGCGCAGGGTGAGCACCCTTCCGGCGACGACGGCGCTGATCTCGGCGCCGGTGCCGTCGGCGACCACGCGCCCGCCGTCCAGGACCACCACGCGCCCGGCTTCGCGCTCGGCTTCGTCGAGATGATGGGTGGCGAAGACGATGGTGCGGCCGGTCGCGGCGACCTGGCGCATCTGCTCCCAGAAGGCGCGCCGCGCGCCGATGTCCATGCCCACCGTCGGCTCGTCCAGCAGCAGCACCCGGGGATCCCCGAGCAGGGCGACCGCGAAGCGGACCCGCTGGGCCTGACCGCCGGAGAGCGTCCCCATGCGTCGGGGCATGAGCTCGGCGATGTCCGCCTGGGCGACGACCTCCTCCATCGGCATCGGGTGGGCCTGCAGGGAGCTGAGCATCCGCAGCATGGTGCGGACCCGCTGGTCCGGCAGCAGGGCCCCGGCCTGGAGCATGGTGCCGATGAGCCCGGTGCGGGTGGCGGTGGAGGGATCGGTGCCCAGCACGCGCACGGTGCCGCTCTCCGGGGTCGCGAGCCCCACCATCATCTCCATCGCGGTGGACTTCCCGGCGCCGTTGGGGCCCAGCAGGGCCACGATCTCGCCGGGGCGGATCTCGAGGTCCAGTCCGTCCAGGGCGCGCACCGGGCCGTAGCTCCGGGTGACGCCGCGCAGGGAGAGCGCTGCGGTGTCGTTCATCGTGGTGGTCATGGGGCAAGCCTTCCCGGCGCCGCGTCGCCGTCGAAGTCCCGACGGTCACGACCGCACCATGACAGCCGTCATGACTCGGGCACGGACCGGGCTACCCTGGATCGGTGCTGATCAGACAGGTGCGGCCGCTCGATGCGGCGACGGGCCGGGCGCCGCGGCGACCCGTGGACCTGCGCAGCCGTGACGGCGTGCTGGTGGAGGTCGCCCCCGACCTCGAGCCCGTCGGCGGCGAGAGCGTGCTGGAGGGCGGGGGCGCCCTCGCGATCCCCGGGCTGTGGGACCAGCACATCCACAGCGGCCAGCTGGCCCAGGCCCACTCGCGGCTGGACACCTCGGGGGCGGGCAGCGTGGGGGTGATCCTCGAGCTGGTGCGCGCCGAGCTCGCCTCCCGGCGCGAGCGGCGCATCGGGGACCAGGCCCTCATCGGCTTCGGGCACCGCCTGGTGGACTTCGCGATCCGCCCCACCGTGCCCGCGCTCGACGAGGCCACCGGCACGGTGCCGACGGTGCTGATCGGCGGCGACGCCCACCACGCCTGGATGAACTCCGCCGCCCTGACCGCGCTCGGCCTGCCCGCGCGCGACGGGATCGTCGCGGAGGACGAGTGGTTCGTGCTCGCCCCGCGGCTGCCCGAGCTGCCCGGCGTCGCCGACGCGCTCGCGACCGGGGCCGCGATGCTGCAGCGCCAGGCCCTGCAGCGCGGGGTCGTGGGCGTGACGGACATGGAGTGGGGCCGGCCGTGGGAGAGCTGGCCGCACCGCTCTCCGCGGCTGCGGATCCGCACCGCCGCCTACCCGGAGGAGCTCGCGGCCGTGCCGGGGCCCACCGGCACCGTGCTCGATGCGCGGGGCCTGGTGACGATGGGACCGCTGAAGGTGATCGTGGACGGCGCGCTGGGCTCCCACTCCGCCTACACCCGCGAGGCGTACACCGACGGTCACGGCTATGCCGGGCGCGGGGTGCTGAGCGTGGGGCCCGAGGCGCTGCGCGAGGCCCTCGCGCAGGCGAAGGCTCTGGGTCTCACCGCGGCGGTGCACGCGATCGGGGACGCCGCTGCGCAGGTGGCCCTCGGGGCGATCCGCGCCGTGGGCCTCCCCGCCCGGATCGAGCACGCCCAGATGCTCACCGACGAGGACATCGCCGCCATGGCCGCCCTCGGCGTGGTCGCCTCCGTGCAGCCCGCGCATCTGCTGGACGACCGGGACGCGACCGAGGCCGTCTGGCCCGGCCACGGCGCCCGCGCGTTCCGGCTGCGGGACCTGCGCGAGCAGGGCGTGCAGCTCGCCCTCGGCTCCGATGCGCCGGTCGCGCCGCTGGACCCGTGGCTGGCGATGGCCGCCGCGGTGCATCGCAGCGCCGACGACCGCCCCGCCTGGCATCCCTCCCAGCAGCTCCAGCCGTGCGAGGCCCTCGCCGCCTCGACCGACGGCATCACCGCACTCCAGGTGGGCGGTCCGGCCGATGTGGTGCTGCTCGAGCACGCCGACGCCCTCTTCGCCGACGTCCCCAGTGGGGCCGACGGCCTGATGGTCGAGTCCGCGGCGCGGGAGGCCGCCGAGCAGCTGCGGGCGACGGACCCGCTCGCGACAGTGGTGGCCGGACGGCTCGAGTCGCAGCGCTGAGCCTCCCTCGGCGCGTCGAGCGGTGCGGGCGGCGAGCGCCTGCGTAGCGTGTCTCCTCCACGACGGGGCGAGGGGCGCGGATGACGACGGGGCTGGACGCCGATTTTCGCAGGCTGTGGTTCGCCCGGGCGATGTCCGACGCCGGCACGGCGCTGGCGATGGGCGCCCTGCCGCTGATCGCCGTGCGCACCCTGGACGCCTCCACCCTGCAGGTCTCGATCCTCGCCGCGGCGGCCGGGCTGATCGGCGCGGTGGTCGCGCTGCCGATGGGGCCGTTCCTCGAGGCACGGCGCAGGCGCCCGGTGATGATCACCGCCGATCTGGTGCGGGCGGCGCTGTTCGCCTCGGTGCCGCTCGCGGCGCTGCTGGGGATCCTCAGCTTCTGGCAGCTGGTCGCGGTCTCCGCGATCGGGGCGCTGGGCGGGATCGTGTTCGGCGGCGCCTCCGCCGCGCATCTGAAGAACCTCGTGCCGGTCGAGCACCGCACCGAGGCGCTGGGGAAGCTCGAGTCGACGTTCTGGCTGTTCAACACCCTGGGCCCGGCGCTCGGCGGCGCGATCGTGCAGCTGCTGGGCACCACGGTCACCCTGGCCCTGCAGTCCCTGGGCATGATCGCCTCCGCCCTCGGGATCAGCAGGATCCAGCGGCCAGAGCCGGAGCCGCCTGATCCCGGGACCCGGCACTTCCTCGCCGAGGCCGGGGCGGGGTTCGCGATCGCGGCCTCGCATCCCACGCTGCGCCCGCTGCTGCTGAACGCGACCCTGTTCGCCGCCTTCGTGGCCTGGATCGGGCCGCTCGAGCTGGTGCTCCTGCTGCGGGGTCTGGACCTGCCCGCCTGGCAGTTCGGGATCGCGCTGGCGGCGCCGAGCCTGGGCGGTCTGCTCGGCTCGTGGCTCGCGCCTCGGGTCTCCCGCCGACTCGGCGAGCACCGCACGATGCTGTGGTCCGGTCTGCTGCGGGGCCTGCCGCTGCTGGTCCTGCCGTTCCTGCCGGGAGGGGTGGCGGGCCTGGTGCTCTACGTGGTGGCGACCTCCGCGCTGCTCGTGGCGGCGGGCGTGTTCCGCCCGGTGTACTCCGCGGTGCGGATGGAGGCCACGGAGGATCGGTACATGGTGCGGGTGACCACGGCCTTCACCCTCGCCTCTCGCGGCGCCGCGCCGCTGTTCGCCCTGTTCGCCGGCCTGCTGGCCACCGCGATCGGGGTGCGGGAGGCGCTGCTGGTGGGCGTGGTGGGCCTCATCCTCTCGGGGCTGCTGCTGCCCCGGAGGCGTCAGGCCGCTCCTGTCGAGCCCGCGCCACATGCAGAGCCTGTGCGATGAGCACCCCCTGGAACGGGAGCCTGCCCCGGGCGATCGCGCGCCGTCGCCTCGGGGCGTCCCGCCAGTCGTGCGCCATCTGCAGGTTCGCGGGGAACACGGCGAGGAACAGCGCGGCCGCGGCGAGCCCGCCGAGGTGGCGAGTGCGCGGCACGGCGAGCAGGGCTGCGACCGCCAGCTCCGCCGCCCCGGAGGCATAGGTCCAGGTCCGCGCCGGTCCGGGAAGGGCGGGTGGCACGATCCGATCGAAGGGCTCAGGACGCACGAGGTGCATCACCCCGGCACCGCCGAGCAGCGCGGTGAGGAAGACCGCGGTGCGCCTGCCGCGGCTCACGAGGCCGCTCCCGGGGCGGGCAGCACGCAGAAGTCGTTGCCGGACGGGTCCTGGAAGACGCGCCAGGGCAGATCGC is part of the Brachybacterium ginsengisoli genome and encodes:
- a CDS encoding ABC transporter ATP-binding protein: MTTTMNDTAALSLRGVTRSYGPVRALDGLDLEIRPGEIVALLGPNGAGKSTAMEMMVGLATPESGTVRVLGTDPSTATRTGLIGTMLQAGALLPDQRVRTMLRMLSSLQAHPMPMEEVVAQADIAELMPRRMGTLSGGQAQRVRFAVALLGDPRVLLLDEPTVGMDIGARRAFWEQMRQVAATGRTIVFATHHLDEAEREAGRVVVLDGGRVVADGTGAEISAVVAGRVLTLRGASPEQVAALPGVSRAAADETAPGRVRAACTDSDAALAALFTGPLAGHVHEVMVSAPGLEEAFLRITDHQIEEQTR
- a CDS encoding sensor histidine kinase, yielding MTAPEAPAWGARARGEDEQDPASRPLTPRAIHRAARASGGLAFSIPPVLFVAIPIYYAWSEGSAPAAALVTVMLLVYGAAFMYCCGIALYPPRVRLAWFAGCTALLLALIPILGENVLYMVMFQAMTHVLLLPWRWAVPTMIAMSLAIFSLSIALGIYIAAGLAAMGMLMAWGIGYGIRQQLLQEQLEAAQHRNAVLAVAAERERIGRDLHDLVGHSLTSLTISAQLARRLLDRDPEAAREQLMHIESTVRQALADVRATASGMQHVRAATEIASARTVLSTIGIQAEVPTALPPLHDDLSELFGYVIREGVTNIVRHSRATTAAISVDEESVTVQDDGVGIPDGAGRSGLRGLEARLALAGGRLEVRSSETGTRLHAVVGREEAR
- a CDS encoding MFS transporter, which produces MTTGLDADFRRLWFARAMSDAGTALAMGALPLIAVRTLDASTLQVSILAAAAGLIGAVVALPMGPFLEARRRRPVMITADLVRAALFASVPLAALLGILSFWQLVAVSAIGALGGIVFGGASAAHLKNLVPVEHRTEALGKLESTFWLFNTLGPALGGAIVQLLGTTVTLALQSLGMIASALGISRIQRPEPEPPDPGTRHFLAEAGAGFAIAASHPTLRPLLLNATLFAAFVAWIGPLELVLLLRGLDLPAWQFGIALAAPSLGGLLGSWLAPRVSRRLGEHRTMLWSGLLRGLPLLVLPFLPGGVAGLVLYVVATSALLVAAGVFRPVYSAVRMEATEDRYMVRVTTAFTLASRGAAPLFALFAGLLATAIGVREALLVGVVGLILSGLLLPRRRQAAPVEPAPHAEPVR
- a CDS encoding amidohydrolase; the encoded protein is MLIRQVRPLDAATGRAPRRPVDLRSRDGVLVEVAPDLEPVGGESVLEGGGALAIPGLWDQHIHSGQLAQAHSRLDTSGAGSVGVILELVRAELASRRERRIGDQALIGFGHRLVDFAIRPTVPALDEATGTVPTVLIGGDAHHAWMNSAALTALGLPARDGIVAEDEWFVLAPRLPELPGVADALATGAAMLQRQALQRGVVGVTDMEWGRPWESWPHRSPRLRIRTAAYPEELAAVPGPTGTVLDARGLVTMGPLKVIVDGALGSHSAYTREAYTDGHGYAGRGVLSVGPEALREALAQAKALGLTAAVHAIGDAAAQVALGAIRAVGLPARIEHAQMLTDEDIAAMAALGVVASVQPAHLLDDRDATEAVWPGHGARAFRLRDLREQGVQLALGSDAPVAPLDPWLAMAAAVHRSADDRPAWHPSQQLQPCEALAASTDGITALQVGGPADVVLLEHADALFADVPSGADGLMVESAAREAAEQLRATDPLATVVAGRLESQR
- a CDS encoding ABC transporter permease — protein: MSTTTAVPAPRTDAAPSAATRTVRYALHTTGMTLTNVMFTVFTIALPVGMYLLFGMMFGQEGGGAARGMIMVNMAAYGGLGAAVTAGTQIQEDQRNGFLRQLIVAGLSPASFLAGSVMAASAVIGPALLAVTLVGVATGVEAGPAELLATLVVLWLGLLPTILVGIALGMLLKGGAAMAGGVITMMAMAIFGGLWMPLEAFPEWMQSFGRWMPTYWISRLGAWALQDGELPAVGLLVIAAWTLVLGVLCAVGLRRAVGLRRR
- a CDS encoding DoxX family protein — encoded protein: MSRGRRTAVFLTALLGGAGVMHLVRPEPFDRIVPPALPGPARTWTYASGAAELAVAALLAVPRTRHLGGLAAAALFLAVFPANLQMAHDWRDAPRRRRAIARGRLPFQGVLIAQALHVARARQERPDASGAAAAPRG